In Halostagnicola larsenii XH-48, the sequence GGTGATGATGACCCGATCGATCGTTTCGTATTCGGCCTCGAGCGCGGCGACGAGTTCTTCGCCGTTCTCATCGAAGGCGGTATCGACGAGCGTTGTCTTCCCGGTCGGAACATCCTCGAGAACCAGGACCCGGACGTGCTCGAACTGGACCTGGGCGATACCATCGGTAACGGTAGTGACGCTCATAATCGGTTGCAGATGCACTAGTTCTACAATTAAAGCTGTCGGTTAGCATACGCTGAAGCGATACTACCGCGGTTCCGCCAATCGATCGTGACTGGCGAAACTATAATAAGGAATACTCGAGAGAGATGAGACATGACGATCATCGCAGCAGTAGATAGATCCGACCGGGCCAGCGAAGTCGTCGCCCAAGCCGCCGAGCTCTCGACATTTGTCGACGAGCCGGTACACGTCGTACACGCACTGACCAGATCCGAATTCGTCAATCTCGGGGCAACGAGCGCGCAAGCAGAGAAACCCCTCGATATGGACGAAGTCAGAGACGCTGCAGCCGAGATGGCCGAGGAATCGGTTCCTGACATAAACGTTCCCTACGAAACGGTTGGGATCGTCGGAGACCCAGCTGACGAAATCGTCGAATACGCGGCGAACGTCGACGCTCGGTACATCGTTGTCCGGCCGCGACGGCGGTCTCCCGCCGGAAAGGCATTGTTCGGGAGCGTCGCTCAGTCGATTCTACTCAATGCTTCGTGTCCCGTCGTCACGATCCCGTGAAGTGGAACCATCTACACCAAGAGAAGACGAACGGTTGTGGCTATCAATTCGACGGCGAGCTCCGAACTGAAATCACAGAATCGCTGCTATGTCCCCTCTAATGGATTAAACCAGCGGATACCAGTACACTTATACAGGAGCAACAGAGCGTTTGTAGTATCGAATCGATACAAAAATGATTACGAACAAAAACGTTCACGAGACGAATCGCTTCTCGCCCACTATGAAGGGGCACACGACTGGCAACACCGGTGTGTGTTCACCGCCAAAATAGTCCCCGTTCATCAGGTATGGTTCTTAACAAACTCAAATCCAACCCGCTCGCCGCAATCTTCATGCTGGTTGCGGTCGTGGTTATCGCTTCCGCAAACCAATTCCCGGATGGAGGCAGTCTCGGACCAGGATTCTTCCCGATTATCGTCTCGGTCGGGATCATCGCGTTCGGAATCGCTGACATCCTCGTCGACGACGATACCCAACTCGAGATGAGCGACTTCTCGATCACGCCTGCGGTAATCATGTTCGCGTTCCTGGTCGGCTATCTACTGTTGATGCCAATTACGGGCTTTCTCGTCGGAACGATGCTGTTCCTACCGATTGCGCTGTATTACTCAACCGTTCGGTCCAAACTGATGATCGCGCTGATCTCGATCGGACTGCCGATACTGCTCTTTTACGTCTTTAGCCAGGTGTTCATGGTTCGATTGCCAGAAGGAATCATCCCGGTTTCCCGCCTCTTGCCACAACTTCCAGTGTGATTACAATGGTACTAACAGATATCACAACCGGCTTCGCTAACGTCCTCGATCCGCTCGTTCTCACCCTCATGGTCGTCGGGGTCTTGCTCGGGATTTTAATGGGATCGATCCCCGGTATGACCGCGACAATGACGATCGCAGTGTTGCTTTCGTTTACCTTTACCCTGGAACCGGCGACGGGTATGATGCTACTGCTCGGGATCTACGGCGGTGCAGTCTACGCAGGGTCGATCCCCGCGATTCTAATTCGAACGCCCGGAACCCCGTCGGCCGCTGCCACGATCTTCGACGGGTATCCGCTCGCGAAGAAGGGTGAGGCAGGCCGCGCGATCAGAGTGAGTACGATTGCCTCGTTCGTCGGTGGAATCATCAGCGTTCTCGCGCTGATGTTTCTATCGCCAGTCATCGCAAATGCAGCGCTCGAATTCCGGTCACCGGAGTTCTTTGCGCTTTCGCTGTTCGGGCTGACTATCATCGCGAGCGTGAGCGGTGATTCGGTGCCGAAAGGAATGATCTCGGGCCTGTTGGGTATGCTGATCGCGACAATCGGCATCGACCCGATCAGCGGCTATCAACGCTTCACGTTCGACATCCCCAACTTGATGGGCGGCATCGAGTTCATCGCGGTGATGATCGGGTTGTTCGGGATTGCCGAAGGGTTGCGAAAGTACGCCCAGGGAATTGACGACGAGCAGAACAAACCCGATCAGGATATCACCGGAGTCTTACCGTCGTTTGCGGACGTAAAATCGATCGCACCGGTTTCGATCGGGTCGGGTGTCGTCGGATCACTAATCGGTGCGATTCCGGGAGCCGGCGGGGACATCGCG encodes:
- a CDS encoding universal stress protein, with amino-acid sequence MTIIAAVDRSDRASEVVAQAAELSTFVDEPVHVVHALTRSEFVNLGATSAQAEKPLDMDEVRDAAAEMAEESVPDINVPYETVGIVGDPADEIVEYAANVDARYIVVRPRRRSPAGKALFGSVAQSILLNASCPVVTIP
- a CDS encoding tripartite tricarboxylate transporter TctB family protein, with translation MVLNKLKSNPLAAIFMLVAVVVIASANQFPDGGSLGPGFFPIIVSVGIIAFGIADILVDDDTQLEMSDFSITPAVIMFAFLVGYLLLMPITGFLVGTMLFLPIALYYSTVRSKLMIALISIGLPILLFYVFSQVFMVRLPEGIIPVSRLLPQLPV
- a CDS encoding tripartite tricarboxylate transporter permease — protein: MVLTDITTGFANVLDPLVLTLMVVGVLLGILMGSIPGMTATMTIAVLLSFTFTLEPATGMMLLLGIYGGAVYAGSIPAILIRTPGTPSAAATIFDGYPLAKKGEAGRAIRVSTIASFVGGIISVLALMFLSPVIANAALEFRSPEFFALSLFGLTIIASVSGDSVPKGMISGLLGMLIATIGIDPISGYQRFTFDIPNLMGGIEFIAVMIGLFGIAEGLRKYAQGIDDEQNKPDQDITGVLPSFADVKSIAPVSIGSGVVGSLIGAIPGAGGDIASFITYNEATRWLKGTAPSFGEGNIRGVAAAESGNNASTGGALIPTFTLGIPGDSVSALLIGALMVHNVNPGPGLYEDESGLLYTIFIGFLLIYVIILVFGLLGANYWARLINIPQAYLWPVIFVLCVIGAIALSGTVFNAWVMAVAGVLGFVMRLRGYPLAPMVLGLILAPIAEENLRRSIELSGGSLDIFYTSPIALTVILLSIATIAAPAVRAIRS